One Alphaproteobacteria bacterium LSUCC0396 genomic region harbors:
- a CDS encoding biotin--[acetyl-CoA-carboxylase] ligase, whose product MIEPLIWSLTTEQSATSTSDLAKLAAASGAPAGSAFLAIEQTAGRGRHGRHWSSQKGGMYLSVLLRPPVDLSQWFALSFAASLAVLETLRGQIETHLSGDDMPQTGLKWPNDVMLDGGKIAGILLEVDGRNLIIGSGVNIAPVGAVGAQKIAPVALADIWPIDRATLPSPHDLAAAYIDRLAVWYERFCRFGFGPIRTAWLENALFLEKPVAVMRGETTISGVFRDLGMDGTMLLLDDSGQTHHITTGDVKLLGS is encoded by the coding sequence ATGATCGAACCGCTAATCTGGTCGCTAACAACTGAACAAAGCGCAACATCAACATCTGATCTTGCCAAGCTGGCCGCTGCTAGCGGGGCGCCCGCTGGCAGTGCGTTTCTCGCCATTGAACAAACTGCCGGACGCGGGCGGCATGGGCGTCATTGGTCATCCCAAAAGGGCGGAATGTATTTATCGGTGCTGCTGCGGCCACCGGTTGATCTTAGCCAGTGGTTTGCCCTTTCATTTGCCGCATCACTGGCCGTTCTGGAAACGCTGCGCGGACAGATTGAGACACATCTGTCTGGCGATGATATGCCGCAAACTGGATTGAAATGGCCGAATGATGTGATGCTAGATGGCGGCAAAATTGCCGGTATTCTGCTCGAGGTTGATGGTCGAAATCTGATTATTGGCAGTGGGGTCAATATTGCGCCGGTGGGGGCGGTTGGCGCGCAAAAGATAGCACCAGTTGCTTTGGCTGATATTTGGCCAATTGATCGCGCCACGTTGCCCAGTCCGCATGATTTAGCCGCTGCATATATTGACCGGCTTGCGGTATGGTATGAGCGTTTCTGTCGGTTTGGCTTTGGCCCTATTCGGACGGCGTGGTTAGAAAATGCTTTGTTTTTAGAAAAGCCGGTTGCCGTGATGCGCGGCGAGACCACGATTTCAGGGGTTTTTCGCGATCTTGGCATGGATGGCACGATGCTTTTGCTTGATGATTCAGGCCAAACACACCATATCACTACAGGTGATGTGAAACTTTTAGGCAG
- the nuoK gene encoding NADH-quinone oxidoreductase subunit NuoK produces MELTLNHYLVVSAMLFALGIFGIFLNRKNVITILMSIELMLLAVNINMVAFSAYGNNLEGQIFSLFILTVAAAEAAIGLAILVVFFRNRGSIAVEDVNILKG; encoded by the coding sequence TTGGAACTAACGCTTAATCATTATCTGGTTGTATCGGCAATGTTATTTGCCCTTGGTATTTTTGGTATTTTTTTAAACCGGAAAAACGTCATCACGATTTTGATGTCGATTGAGTTAATGCTGCTTGCGGTCAATATCAACATGGTCGCCTTTTCGGCTTATGGAAATAACCTCGAGGGGCAGATTTTCTCGCTGTTTATCCTGACCGTTGCGGCGGCTGAGGCGGCTATTGGTCTTGCCATTCTCGTGGTGTTTTTCCGCAACCGTGGTTCGATCGCGGTTGAAGATGTGAATATTTTGAAGGGGTAG
- a CDS encoding NADH-quinone oxidoreductase subunit J yields the protein MMIEALFFYLFAGVMLASGLMVVVSRNPVYSVLFLILAFFNAAGMFVLIGAEFLAMLLVVVYVGAVAVLFLFVVMMLDINFAEMRAGFQKYLPLGLIVGGILVFELVAAMYSDAFSNASLPTASDIANTTQIGGVLYTKYAFLFQIAGLILLVAMIGAISLTMRKRAGVRRQSIAAQNSRRREDVMEIVKMPSAKAKAEARAKDQLDGQENSRAHDRTATCSPSDQ from the coding sequence ATAATGATTGAAGCCCTGTTCTTTTACCTGTTTGCTGGCGTCATGCTTGCCAGCGGCTTGATGGTGGTGGTGTCACGCAACCCTGTCTATTCGGTGCTGTTTCTGATTTTGGCATTTTTCAATGCGGCGGGAATGTTTGTTCTCATCGGTGCCGAATTTCTGGCGATGCTGCTGGTTGTGGTTTATGTCGGCGCGGTGGCGGTGTTATTCCTGTTCGTTGTGATGATGCTGGATATCAATTTTGCCGAAATGCGCGCTGGGTTCCAGAAATACCTGCCGCTTGGACTGATTGTTGGCGGCATACTTGTGTTTGAACTGGTGGCAGCGATGTATAGCGATGCGTTTTCGAACGCCAGCCTGCCAACCGCGTCGGATATTGCCAATACCACCCAGATTGGCGGCGTGCTGTACACGAAATATGCCTTTTTATTCCAGATTGCAGGGCTGATTCTGCTGGTGGCGATGATTGGCGCGATTTCACTGACCATGCGCAAGCGGGCTGGAGTGCGGCGACAGTCGATTGCTGCGCAAAATAGCCGCCGGCGCGAAGATGTGATGGAGATTGTTAAAATGCCGTCGGCAAAAGCGAAGGCGGAGGCGAGGGCAAAGGATCAACTAGACGGTCAGGAAAACAGCCGGGCACATGATCGGACTGCCACTTGCAGTCCCAGTGATCAATAG
- the nuoG gene encoding NADH-quinone oxidoreductase subunit NuoG: MPKMTVNDVEVEVEDGSTVLHACEAAGVEIPRFCYHDRLSIAGNCRMCLVDMERAPKPIASCAMPAGDGMVIRTDTDRVKKAREGVMEFLLINHPLDCPICDQGGECDLQDQAMGFGLDGSRFAENKRAVDNKHMGPLISTVMTRCIHCTRCVRFATEVAGVPDLGAIGRGETMEITTYLEKTLASELSANVIDLCPVGALTSRPYAFTARPWELNKVETIDVMDALGSNIRVDARGAQVMRVLPRLNEDINEEWISDKTRYAIDGLRRQRLDKPYARGQDGRLHPVSWDEALKTLATALRKAKPNKIAAIAGNQVDAEAMYALKSLMTRLGSPNIDCRQDGAKIGGKRAGYLFNSTIAGIDDADAILIIGSNPRIEAAVLNARIRRNWLSSRLPIAVVGPKIDLTYDAQFLGEDPAILGSLADGSHKFAAKLKKAKRPMIIIGMGALARADGAAMLGKARQIAETYGVVTKDWNGFNVLHNAAARVGGLDLGFVPGRGGMDVAEMAKAAKAGELDLVWLLGADELDLEPFAASFVVYQGHHGDAGAHHADLVLPGAAYTEKDGIYVNTEGRVQYASRAAFPPGDAREDWSIIRAVSGAVGKSIGFDTLAELREALCAEFPHFADADDIAPAKWAAFGGRAKLSAEPVGQAFDNFYMTCAISRASETMADCVRASGADSGASVAAE; this comes from the coding sequence ATGCCAAAAATGACGGTAAATGATGTTGAAGTGGAAGTTGAAGACGGCTCAACCGTGCTTCATGCGTGCGAGGCGGCTGGTGTAGAAATTCCGCGCTTTTGCTATCATGATCGCTTGTCGATTGCTGGCAATTGCCGGATGTGCCTTGTTGATATGGAACGCGCGCCAAAGCCAATTGCGTCATGCGCGATGCCAGCTGGTGACGGTATGGTTATTCGTACCGATACTGATCGGGTGAAAAAAGCGCGCGAAGGCGTGATGGAATTTCTGCTGATCAACCATCCGCTTGATTGCCCGATCTGTGATCAGGGCGGCGAATGCGACTTGCAAGATCAGGCGATGGGGTTTGGTCTGGACGGATCACGTTTTGCCGAGAATAAACGCGCAGTTGATAACAAGCATATGGGGCCGTTGATCAGTACGGTTATGACCCGCTGTATTCATTGTACGCGCTGTGTTCGGTTTGCTACCGAGGTTGCTGGTGTGCCTGACTTGGGCGCGATTGGCCGCGGTGAAACGATGGAAATCACGACCTATCTTGAAAAGACGCTTGCGTCTGAATTGTCGGCGAATGTGATTGACTTATGTCCGGTTGGGGCTTTGACCTCGCGGCCTTATGCCTTTACCGCGCGGCCGTGGGAGTTGAACAAGGTTGAGACGATTGACGTAATGGATGCGCTTGGCAGCAATATCCGGGTTGATGCCAGAGGGGCGCAAGTCATGCGTGTTTTGCCGCGCCTTAATGAAGATATCAATGAAGAATGGATTTCCGATAAGACCCGTTATGCAATTGATGGTCTGCGCCGGCAACGCCTCGACAAGCCCTATGCACGAGGCCAAGACGGTCGGCTTCATCCGGTAAGCTGGGACGAGGCTCTGAAAACTCTGGCAACAGCCTTGCGCAAAGCCAAACCTAATAAAATCGCAGCAATTGCCGGTAATCAGGTCGATGCCGAGGCGATGTATGCGCTGAAAAGCCTGATGACACGCCTTGGCAGCCCGAATATTGATTGCCGTCAGGATGGCGCAAAAATTGGCGGTAAACGCGCCGGTTATCTGTTTAATTCGACCATTGCCGGCATCGATGATGCTGATGCGATTTTAATTATTGGCAGTAATCCGCGCATCGAGGCGGCTGTGCTGAATGCGCGTATCCGGCGCAACTGGCTGTCTAGCCGGTTACCGATTGCGGTGGTGGGGCCAAAAATTGACCTTACCTATGACGCTCAATTTCTTGGCGAAGATCCGGCAATTCTGGGATCGCTGGCCGATGGCAGCCATAAATTCGCGGCCAAGCTGAAAAAGGCCAAACGGCCGATGATCATCATTGGTATGGGCGCTTTAGCGCGTGCAGATGGCGCGGCGATGCTGGGCAAGGCACGCCAGATTGCCGAGACTTATGGCGTTGTTACAAAAGACTGGAACGGCTTTAACGTCCTTCATAATGCGGCGGCGCGTGTTGGCGGGCTTGATCTTGGGTTTGTGCCCGGCCGCGGCGGTATGGATGTTGCAGAGATGGCCAAGGCGGCCAAGGCTGGCGAGCTGGACCTTGTTTGGTTGCTTGGGGCTGACGAGCTGGACCTCGAACCGTTTGCCGCTAGCTTTGTGGTTTATCAGGGGCATCATGGTGATGCAGGGGCGCATCATGCGGATCTGGTGTTGCCAGGTGCCGCCTACACCGAAAAAGATGGCATCTATGTCAACACTGAAGGCCGTGTCCAATATGCAAGCCGGGCTGCATTCCCGCCCGGTGATGCGCGCGAAGATTGGTCAATTATTCGCGCCGTTTCTGGTGCCGTCGGCAAGTCAATCGGCTTTGACACGCTGGCAGAATTGCGTGAGGCTTTATGTGCTGAATTTCCGCATTTTGCCGATGCTGATGACATTGCGCCGGCGAAATGGGCGGCATTTGGCGGGCGGGCAAAACTGTCTGCCGAGCCGGTTGGTCAGGCGTTCGATAATTTCTATATGACCTGTGCGATTAGCCGTGCGTCTGAAACGATGGCGGATTGTGTCCGTGCCAGCGGGGCCGATAGCGGCGCCTCGGTTGCAGCGGAGTGA
- a CDS encoding NADH-quinone oxidoreductase subunit M, producing MDNWPILSIVTFLPLAGVLFLLLIRGDEQSIAQNSRNVALWVSGFTFLVSLPVLIGFDSTVTGYQFEEKAVWLAGTGIGYHMGVDGISMPFVLLSTFLTPLAILASWQAITVRVREYMIAFLVLETMMVGMFVSLDMLMFYLFFEAVLIPMFLIIGIWGGPRRVYAAFKFFLYTLLGSVLMLVCMLAMYIDAGTTDIPALAGHRFADTMQTWLFLGFLASFAVKVPMWPVHTWLPDAHVEAPTAGSMILAGVLLKMGGYGFLRFSLPMFPMASESFAPLIFTLSIIAVIYTSLVALAQSDMKKMIAYSSVAHMGFVTVGIFTLTEQGIAGAMFQMISHGLVSAALFFCVGVVYDRLHTRDISAYGGVATVMPRYAVFFMFMMLASVGLPGTSGFVGEMLVLVGAWHASSWVAFFTATGLVLGATYMLWLYRRVMFGAIVNDAVKTMEPMQMREFTIFLPLSFLVLLFGVYPMALLDVMAVSIQSVLDGLSASGLSILAAN from the coding sequence ATTGATAACTGGCCTATTTTATCTATTGTCACCTTCCTGCCGCTGGCTGGTGTGCTGTTCTTGCTGCTGATTAGAGGCGATGAGCAGAGCATTGCGCAAAATTCACGCAATGTGGCGTTGTGGGTTTCAGGCTTTACGTTTTTGGTGTCGCTGCCGGTTTTAATCGGGTTCGACAGCACTGTAACCGGCTATCAATTTGAAGAAAAAGCTGTCTGGCTGGCTGGTACCGGTATCGGCTATCACATGGGTGTTGATGGTATCTCGATGCCATTTGTCCTGCTTAGTACGTTTTTGACCCCGCTCGCGATTTTGGCGAGCTGGCAGGCCATTACCGTTCGGGTGCGCGAATATATGATCGCGTTTCTGGTGCTGGAAACCATGATGGTTGGCATGTTTGTCTCGCTTGATATGCTGATGTTCTATCTGTTTTTTGAGGCGGTTCTGATCCCGATGTTCCTAATCATCGGTATATGGGGTGGCCCGCGCCGTGTTTATGCAGCCTTTAAATTCTTTTTATACACGCTGCTAGGATCAGTGCTTATGCTGGTTTGTATGCTGGCAATGTATATCGACGCTGGCACAACCGATATTCCGGCGCTTGCCGGTCATCGGTTTGCTGATACGATGCAAACTTGGCTGTTCCTAGGTTTCCTTGCGTCATTTGCGGTGAAGGTGCCAATGTGGCCGGTCCATACATGGCTGCCCGATGCCCATGTTGAGGCACCAACTGCTGGCTCGATGATCTTGGCGGGCGTATTGCTGAAAATGGGCGGGTACGGCTTTCTGCGTTTTTCATTGCCAATGTTTCCGATGGCGTCTGAATCTTTTGCACCCTTAATCTTTACATTGTCGATTATCGCGGTGATCTATACCTCGTTGGTGGCGTTGGCACAATCTGACATGAAAAAGATGATTGCCTATTCATCGGTCGCCCATATGGGGTTTGTGACCGTTGGCATCTTCACCCTGACCGAACAGGGGATCGCCGGTGCGATGTTCCAGATGATCAGCCACGGTCTGGTTTCGGCTGCATTATTCTTTTGCGTCGGGGTTGTCTATGACCGGCTGCATACACGCGATATCAGCGCCTATGGCGGCGTTGCGACGGTAATGCCGCGCTATGCCGTGTTTTTCATGTTTATGATGCTGGCATCGGTTGGCTTGCCGGGAACAAGCGGGTTTGTTGGTGAAATGCTCGTGCTGGTGGGCGCGTGGCACGCCAGCAGCTGGGTCGCCTTTTTCACTGCGACAGGTTTGGTGCTTGGTGCCACCTATATGCTGTGGCTGTATCGGCGCGTGATGTTTGGGGCGATTGTTAATGACGCGGTCAAGACCATGGAGCCAATGCAAATGCGTGAATTCACAATTTTCCTACCTTTGTCATTTTTGGTTCTGCTGTTTGGGGTTTATCCGATGGCGCTTCTTGATGTTATGGCGGTGTCCATCCAGTCTGTTCTGGACGGCCTGTCGGCAAGCGGCTTGTCAATTTTGGCAGCAAATTAA
- the nuoL gene encoding NADH-quinone oxidoreductase subunit L, translating to MYSLIVFLPLLGAVIAGFLSLYNRDRAAEIVTVSGLLLSLLFSIIAFANVAIGGVPETVVVARWITSGTFVADWSLRFDTLTAVMLIVVTGVSSMVHIYSIGYMSHDNARARFMAYLSLFTFAMLMLVTADNLVQMFFGWEGVGVASYLLIGFWYKKDSAHTAAMKAFVVNRVGDFGFALGILAVYALFGSVQFDDIFAQSSVIAATEMNFLGYRLPALEVAGILLFIGAMGKSAQLGLHTWLPDAMEGPTPVSALIHAATMVTAGVFMICRLSPMLEFAPFALDVITVIGALTAIFAATVGMTQFDIKRVIAYSTCSQLGYMFFAVGVSAYPAAMFHLTTHAFFKALLFLGAGSVIHAMSDEQDLRNMGGIWKKVPVTYAMMWIGSLALAGFPFFAGYYSKDMILEAAYAANSGVGGMAFWLGCLAAFLTAFYSWRLLIMAFHGAPRASAEVMAHVHESPRVMTLPLLVLAIGAVFAGWLGYEMFVGKGMTQFWGASIFILPTNTAMIDAHHVPSWVKLLPIVLATSGVALAVLFYGYWTSMPARIAAAFRPVHQLFYNKWYFDEVYDAVFVRPAVRIGAYLWQRVDRDTIDGFGPDGMSAFVFRLSGFCSRVQTGFVFHYAFAMLIGVVVLVSWYYLRFKGA from the coding sequence ATGTATTCGCTCATCGTTTTCCTTCCCTTGCTAGGGGCTGTGATCGCCGGCTTTCTGAGCCTTTATAATCGGGATCGCGCGGCTGAAATCGTGACGGTTTCAGGCCTTTTGCTGTCGTTGCTGTTCTCGATAATCGCCTTTGCGAATGTGGCAATCGGCGGGGTTCCTGAAACGGTCGTTGTCGCGCGCTGGATCACCTCGGGCACCTTTGTTGCTGATTGGAGCCTGCGGTTCGATACATTGACCGCGGTGATGCTGATCGTGGTGACGGGCGTGTCGTCGATGGTGCATATCTATTCGATTGGCTATATGTCGCACGACAATGCGCGGGCACGGTTTATGGCCTATCTTAGCCTGTTTACCTTTGCCATGCTGATGCTTGTCACCGCCGATAATCTGGTGCAGATGTTCTTTGGCTGGGAAGGGGTTGGTGTCGCCTCATATTTGCTGATCGGATTCTGGTACAAAAAAGACTCTGCACATACCGCCGCGATGAAGGCTTTTGTGGTGAATCGGGTTGGTGACTTTGGCTTTGCACTGGGCATTTTGGCGGTTTATGCGTTGTTCGGTTCGGTTCAGTTTGACGATATCTTTGCCCAATCGAGTGTGATTGCAGCGACCGAAATGAATTTCCTTGGCTATCGTCTGCCAGCGCTGGAAGTTGCTGGTATTCTGCTATTTATTGGCGCAATGGGTAAATCTGCCCAGCTTGGCCTGCACACATGGTTGCCCGATGCGATGGAGGGGCCGACACCTGTATCTGCTCTTATCCATGCGGCAACGATGGTGACCGCCGGGGTCTTTATGATTTGCCGCCTGTCACCGATGCTGGAATTTGCCCCGTTCGCTCTGGATGTAATCACTGTCATTGGCGCGTTGACGGCAATTTTTGCTGCGACAGTTGGCATGACACAGTTTGATATCAAGCGGGTGATTGCCTATTCGACCTGCTCACAGCTTGGCTATATGTTTTTTGCTGTGGGCGTTTCGGCCTATCCGGCGGCAATGTTCCACCTGACCACGCACGCTTTTTTCAAGGCGTTGCTGTTCCTTGGTGCAGGGTCGGTTATCCATGCAATGTCGGATGAGCAGGATCTTCGTAATATGGGTGGGATTTGGAAAAAAGTACCCGTTACCTATGCGATGATGTGGATCGGCTCGCTAGCACTTGCCGGGTTCCCATTTTTTGCCGGTTATTACTCAAAAGATATGATCCTTGAAGCTGCCTATGCCGCCAATAGCGGGGTTGGCGGTATGGCGTTCTGGCTGGGCTGTCTGGCGGCGTTCCTAACAGCGTTTTATAGCTGGCGTCTGTTAATCATGGCGTTCCATGGTGCGCCCCGCGCCAGTGCCGAGGTTATGGCACATGTGCATGAATCGCCGCGCGTTATGACCCTGCCCCTGCTGGTATTGGCGATTGGCGCCGTATTTGCGGGCTGGCTCGGTTACGAGATGTTTGTCGGCAAGGGCATGACACAGTTCTGGGGGGCATCAATCTTTATCTTGCCAACCAATACGGCAATGATTGACGCGCATCATGTGCCGAGTTGGGTCAAGCTGTTGCCAATCGTTCTGGCGACAAGCGGTGTGGCGCTTGCGGTGCTGTTTTATGGCTATTGGACATCGATGCCAGCGCGGATTGCGGCGGCGTTTCGGCCCGTTCATCAGCTGTTTTACAATAAATGGTATTTCGACGAGGTTTATGACGCTGTTTTTGTCCGCCCAGCGGTGCGGATCGGTGCTTATCTTTGGCAGCGCGTTGACCGGGATACGATTGACGGCTTTGGGCCTGACGGTATGTCAGCCTTTGTTTTCCGCCTGTCGGGATTTTGCTCGCGGGTGCAAACCGGCTTTGTCTTCCATTACGCCTTTGCCATGTTGATTGGTGTCGTCGTTCTGGTCAGCTGGTATTATCTTCGGTTTAAAGGGGCTTAG
- the nuoN gene encoding NADH-quinone oxidoreductase subunit NuoN, with product MVFDLTDILPALPEMLLATLALVLVLVAAYGGEGASNARRVTRIALGGIVLALALIWSGTTGDETAFGGMFRADSFADYMKILVLLGTFGALYMSITPLAKDDINKPEFALLVMLALVGMMLMISANDLMSLYMAVELQSLPLYVVAAMRTNSLRSSEAGLKYFLLGALSSGMLLYGASLVYGFAGTTSFSGIAAAVSADQLPAVFIVGMVFMVSAIAFKISAAPFHMWTPDVYQGSPSPVTALFAIAPKVAAMALMMRLTYGAFGSIEAEWSQVLVALSIASMLVGALGAIMQTDIKRMMAYSSIAHMGYALAGLAAGTQQGALGVMIYMTGYIFMGAGAFAIILLMRRDGQSATRIADLQGLSRTHPMLALGLMVMMFSMAGIPPLAGFFGKWYVFLAAVNAGLIPLAVIGVVMSVVGAFYYLRIIKIMYFKDTDEPLDTEIPVANKIVLGVSIVVILLFFVGLSPLLETAGVAADSLMAQL from the coding sequence ATGGTATTTGATCTAACCGATATCCTGCCTGCCTTGCCCGAAATGCTTTTGGCGACATTGGCGCTTGTTCTGGTTCTTGTTGCGGCCTACGGCGGCGAGGGCGCTAGCAATGCGCGGCGCGTAACGCGGATTGCGCTTGGCGGTATTGTGCTTGCGTTGGCATTGATATGGTCTGGCACTACGGGTGACGAAACCGCTTTTGGCGGGATGTTCAGGGCTGACAGCTTTGCCGATTACATGAAAATTCTTGTTCTGCTTGGCACATTTGGCGCGCTTTATATGTCGATTACGCCGCTTGCCAAAGACGATATTAACAAGCCTGAATTTGCGCTTTTGGTGATGCTGGCTCTTGTTGGCATGATGCTGATGATTTCGGCTAATGACCTTATGTCGCTTTATATGGCGGTCGAGTTACAGTCACTGCCGCTTTATGTGGTTGCGGCAATGCGAACCAATTCGCTGCGTTCGTCCGAGGCTGGATTGAAATATTTTCTGCTTGGGGCATTATCATCGGGCATGTTGCTTTATGGCGCGTCGCTGGTTTACGGGTTTGCTGGCACGACCAGCTTTTCCGGCATCGCGGCGGCTGTATCAGCCGATCAGCTGCCAGCGGTATTTATCGTCGGCATGGTGTTTATGGTGTCAGCAATTGCCTTCAAGATTTCGGCAGCCCCGTTTCATATGTGGACGCCCGATGTCTATCAAGGCTCACCAAGCCCGGTAACAGCATTATTTGCGATCGCCCCAAAAGTGGCGGCAATGGCGCTGATGATGCGGCTGACCTATGGGGCTTTTGGCTCAATCGAGGCCGAATGGTCGCAAGTGCTGGTCGCCCTGTCGATTGCCTCAATGTTGGTTGGTGCGCTTGGCGCGATTATGCAAACCGATATCAAACGCATGATGGCCTATTCATCAATTGCGCATATGGGCTATGCGCTGGCAGGTCTGGCCGCCGGCACCCAGCAAGGTGCGCTTGGTGTGATGATCTATATGACTGGCTATATCTTTATGGGTGCTGGTGCATTTGCAATCATTCTGCTGATGCGCCGTGACGGTCAGTCGGCAACCCGCATTGCTGATTTGCAAGGGTTGTCGCGGACACATCCAATGCTGGCACTTGGTCTGATGGTCATGATGTTCTCAATGGCCGGGATTCCGCCTCTGGCTGGCTTCTTTGGCAAGTGGTATGTGTTTTTGGCTGCGGTGAATGCTGGCCTGATCCCGCTTGCCGTGATCGGTGTTGTGATGAGCGTCGTTGGCGCGTTCTATTATCTGCGCATTATCAAGATCATGTATTTTAAAGATACTGATGAGCCGCTTGATACTGAAATTCCGGTTGCCAATAAAATTGTCCTTGGTGTTTCGATTGTGGTGATTTTGCTGTTCTTTGTCGGGCTTAGCCCGTTGCTGGAAACAGCTGGTGTCGCCGCGGACTCACTGATGGCGCAGCTTTAG
- the nuoH gene encoding NADH-quinone oxidoreductase subunit NuoH yields MMDFLTQDWILELGWVVAKIMVVIGPLLIAVAYLTLAERRVIGFMQLRKGPNVVGPFGLFQPFADALKLMAKETIMPAGANKIVFMIAPMLTFILSLVAWAVIPFGEDLVIANINVGILYLFAISSLGVYGVIMAGWASNSKYAFLGALRSAAQMVSYEVSMGLVIINVLLCAGTLNLSGIVEAQRGMWFALPLLPMFVVFFISTLAETNRAPFDLPEGESELVAGYFVEYSSMSFALFFLGEYANMILMSSMTVVLFLGGWLPPFDIWPLNIIPGPLWFIIKIMLVLFVFLWVRATTPRYRYDQLMRLGWKIFLPFSLLYVVLTAGFLLVTDRLPDVTLG; encoded by the coding sequence ATGATGGATTTTCTGACACAGGACTGGATTTTGGAGCTTGGCTGGGTTGTGGCCAAGATTATGGTTGTGATCGGGCCGTTATTGATTGCGGTCGCCTATCTAACCCTTGCCGAGCGCCGGGTCATCGGCTTTATGCAGCTTCGTAAAGGGCCGAATGTGGTTGGCCCGTTTGGCCTTTTCCAGCCATTTGCCGACGCGTTAAAGCTGATGGCAAAAGAAACGATCATGCCAGCCGGTGCAAATAAAATTGTCTTTATGATCGCGCCAATGCTTACCTTCATCCTGTCGCTTGTGGCATGGGCGGTTATCCCGTTTGGCGAAGATCTGGTGATTGCGAATATCAATGTTGGCATTTTGTACCTGTTTGCCATTTCATCGCTTGGCGTTTATGGCGTGATCATGGCGGGCTGGGCCAGTAACTCGAAATATGCGTTTTTGGGCGCATTGCGCTCGGCGGCGCAGATGGTGTCCTACGAAGTGTCGATGGGTCTTGTTATCATCAATGTCCTGTTATGTGCAGGAACGCTGAACTTGAGCGGGATTGTCGAGGCTCAGCGCGGGATGTGGTTTGCGCTGCCGTTGTTGCCAATGTTTGTGGTTTTCTTTATTTCAACCCTTGCCGAAACAAATCGTGCGCCTTTTGATTTGCCCGAGGGCGAGTCTGAATTGGTTGCCGGCTATTTCGTTGAATATTCATCAATGTCGTTTGCGCTGTTCTTCCTTGGCGAATATGCAAATATGATCCTGATGAGCAGCATGACCGTTGTGCTGTTCTTGGGCGGGTGGCTTCCACCGTTTGATATCTGGCCGCTGAATATCATTCCGGGGCCATTATGGTTCATTATCAAGATCATGCTGGTGTTGTTTGTGTTCTTATGGGTGCGGGCAACAACGCCGCGATATCGTTATGATCAGCTGATGCGTCTTGGTTGGAAAATCTTTTTGCCATTTTCGCTGCTATATGTGGTGCTGACCGCCGGTTTCCTTTTGGTGACCGACCGTTTGCCTGATGTGACCTTGGGTTAG
- the nuoI gene encoding NADH-quinone oxidoreductase subunit NuoI, whose translation MSALVNAVRSFLLLELGKGLFLTLKYFFKPKVTINYPYEKGSLSPRFRGEHALRRYPNGEERCIACKLCEAVCPAQAITIEAEPRDDGSRRTTRYDIDMTKCIYCGFCQEACPVDAIVEGPNFEFATETREELYYDKDKLLANGDRWETEIARNLAADAKWR comes from the coding sequence ATGTCCGCTTTGGTAAATGCCGTTCGCTCGTTTCTGCTTCTTGAGCTTGGCAAGGGGCTGTTTTTGACCTTGAAGTATTTCTTCAAGCCAAAAGTCACGATTAACTATCCTTATGAAAAGGGCAGCCTGTCCCCTAGGTTTCGCGGCGAGCACGCTTTGCGCCGGTATCCGAATGGCGAAGAGCGCTGTATTGCCTGTAAATTATGCGAGGCAGTTTGCCCGGCGCAGGCCATCACGATCGAGGCCGAGCCGCGGGATGATGGCAGCCGCCGCACGACCCGCTATGACATCGACATGACAAAATGTATCTATTGCGGCTTTTGTCAGGAGGCCTGTCCGGTTGATGCGATTGTCGAGGGTCCAAATTTTGAATTTGCCACCGAAACCCGTGAAGAGCTGTATTACGATAAAGACAAGCTGTTGGCGAATGGTGACCGCTGGGAAACCGAAATTGCCCGTAACCTAGCCGCCGACGCGAAATGGCGTTAG